A window of the Gemmatimonadota bacterium genome harbors these coding sequences:
- a CDS encoding heme ABC transporter ATP-binding protein, with protein sequence MRFEARNLVVRYPGAQRPALDGISMTIPDGCLYAVLGPNGSGKSTLMRSMMGVLKPTSGGTYIDDREVGTWDRRELARAVGAVAQSETLSFPLTVREMVAMGRYPHLGPLSGESDADREAVAAALAECDVTEFVSRDVTTLSGGERQRVRIARALAQQPQALVLDEPTKSLDIRHEMAILELLRRSADSGLTVVVVTHGLDLAARFADRLLLLSQGRVAAEGTPAEVMTEPTLASVYAWPVSVTTDPVSGTPRVTPLRRGQA encoded by the coding sequence ATGAGATTCGAGGCGAGGAACCTCGTAGTGCGGTATCCCGGCGCACAACGTCCAGCGCTAGACGGCATCTCGATGACCATTCCGGACGGATGCCTCTACGCCGTGTTGGGGCCCAACGGATCGGGCAAGTCAACGCTCATGCGGTCGATGATGGGTGTGCTCAAGCCGACCTCGGGCGGCACCTATATCGATGACCGCGAGGTGGGCACGTGGGACCGTCGTGAGCTGGCACGAGCGGTCGGCGCGGTCGCGCAGTCGGAAACTCTGTCGTTTCCGCTTACGGTCCGCGAGATGGTCGCCATGGGCCGCTATCCTCATCTTGGGCCTCTCTCCGGTGAAAGTGACGCCGACAGGGAGGCCGTGGCCGCAGCTCTAGCCGAGTGTGACGTCACTGAGTTCGTGAGCCGAGACGTGACCACGCTCTCAGGGGGAGAGCGCCAGCGCGTGCGGATCGCTCGAGCCCTCGCGCAACAGCCGCAGGCGCTCGTGCTCGACGAGCCGACCAAAAGCCTCGACATCCGTCACGAGATGGCGATCCTCGAGTTACTCCGACGCTCGGCGGACTCGGGACTCACCGTCGTCGTGGTTACGCACGGCCTCGATCTCGCCGCCCGGTTCGCCGACCGCCTGCTGTTGCTTTCGCAGGGGAGGGTCGCCGCCGAGGGCACGCCTGCCGAGGTCATGACCGAGCCGACGCTGGCCAGCGTCTATGCGTGGCCGGTATCGGTCACGACGGATCCCGTGTCGGGGACTCCGAGAGTCACCCCCCTGCGCCGCGGGCAGGCCTAG
- the rsgA gene encoding ribosome small subunit-dependent GTPase A, whose protein sequence is MRGRVHEAGGGVYRIRLEDHRDVEASLRGRLKRQQRTGSRVVIGDVVTVRTSGDAWTIESVEERSTELVRRGRGGRAPKLLAANLDKAFMVVAAKNPDATVELIDRLLMLGEASGMLAILVINKLDALGAPDVEALFAPMYRAIGYEVLPVSAETGEGLELLRRRMCDGTSTLIGPSGVGKSSLLNAIDPELGLLTGELSRKTRTGRHTTVSSRIIPLACGGLVADTPGFGDVALWGVAPEEVAGCFPEFADPSELCRFRGCTHVHEPDCGVRAALEAGEIFDSRYRSYLTARAEAEEAR, encoded by the coding sequence GTGAGGGGCAGGGTACACGAGGCTGGTGGAGGTGTGTACCGCATCCGATTGGAGGACCACCGAGACGTCGAAGCGTCGTTGCGCGGGCGGCTCAAGCGGCAACAGCGCACGGGGAGCCGCGTCGTCATCGGGGACGTAGTGACGGTGCGTACGTCAGGTGACGCGTGGACGATCGAGAGCGTGGAGGAGCGTTCGACGGAGCTCGTGCGCAGAGGGCGAGGCGGGCGGGCGCCGAAGCTGCTCGCGGCCAATCTGGACAAGGCATTCATGGTCGTCGCGGCCAAGAATCCAGACGCCACGGTCGAGTTGATCGATCGCTTGCTGATGCTTGGCGAGGCGAGCGGGATGCTAGCGATCCTGGTCATCAACAAGCTCGATGCGTTGGGCGCGCCCGACGTCGAAGCGCTGTTCGCGCCGATGTACCGGGCCATAGGCTATGAGGTGCTTCCCGTCAGTGCCGAGACTGGCGAGGGACTCGAGCTACTACGTCGGCGGATGTGCGACGGCACATCGACCCTGATCGGACCATCTGGTGTGGGGAAGTCGTCGTTGCTCAACGCGATCGATCCCGAGCTCGGGCTGCTAACGGGCGAACTTTCGCGGAAGACCAGGACCGGGCGGCACACGACGGTCAGCTCCCGTATCATACCGCTCGCTTGCGGTGGGCTGGTGGCGGATACGCCTGGTTTCGGAGACGTCGCTTTGTGGGGCGTTGCGCCGGAGGAGGTCGCTGGCTGCTTCCCAGAGTTCGCGGATCCCTCCGAGCTGTGCCGGTTTCGCGGATGCACCCACGTACACGAGCCGGACTGCGGTGTGAGGGCTGCGCTGGAAGCGGGTGAGATCTTCGACTCCCGGTACCGGAGCTACCTGACCGCGCGAGCCGAGGCAGAAGAAGCGCGCTGA
- a CDS encoding RNA polymerase sigma factor RpoD/SigA, producing MAAADTSKRKRRGKGNLLSGFDASVEEQSALDQYLRDVSRHELITPDKEKELGALAQKGDQEAIQELARANLRFVISVAKKYQNRGVSLTDLIQEGNVGLVTAARKFDPEQGVKFISYAVWWIRQAILASLANHGRAVRVPLNRASDLARIFREKERLKQEKGREPTTEELAEATFLTPELVESLQTLNAAEIRLDAPIGDSEDSQLVERFITEEAAEPEVEVESRLLTEMITEALSTLEVRDAKVLRLYFGLEGEREHTLEEIGNMLGVTRERIRQLRDRALRRLRDGEKGTALESFAA from the coding sequence ATGGCCGCTGCCGATACCAGCAAGCGCAAGCGCCGGGGGAAGGGCAATCTTCTCTCGGGCTTCGACGCGAGCGTGGAGGAGCAGAGCGCCCTCGATCAGTACCTCCGAGACGTGAGTCGCCACGAGCTCATCACTCCTGACAAGGAGAAGGAGCTCGGCGCTCTGGCCCAGAAGGGCGACCAGGAGGCGATCCAGGAGCTGGCGCGAGCGAACCTACGCTTCGTGATCAGTGTTGCTAAGAAATATCAGAATCGCGGCGTCTCTCTCACGGACCTGATCCAGGAGGGGAACGTCGGACTCGTTACCGCTGCGCGGAAGTTCGATCCCGAGCAGGGCGTGAAGTTCATCAGTTATGCCGTCTGGTGGATTCGTCAGGCCATCCTGGCGTCTCTCGCCAACCACGGTCGGGCGGTTCGTGTTCCGCTCAACCGGGCGAGTGACCTCGCTCGGATCTTTCGCGAGAAGGAGCGCCTGAAGCAGGAGAAGGGGCGCGAGCCGACGACAGAGGAGTTGGCCGAGGCCACATTCTTGACGCCTGAGCTGGTCGAGTCCCTGCAGACGCTGAACGCCGCAGAGATCCGTCTCGATGCGCCGATCGGTGACTCGGAGGACTCACAGCTCGTTGAGCGCTTCATCACCGAAGAGGCGGCGGAGCCCGAAGTCGAGGTCGAGAGCCGCTTGCTGACCGAAATGATCACTGAGGCTCTGTCCACGCTCGAGGTACGCGACGCGAAGGTCCTGCGCCTGTACTTCGGTCTCGAGGGCGAGCGCGAGCATACACTCGAAGAGATCGGGAACATGCTCGGCGTGACCCGTGAGCGGATCCGGCAGCTGCGCGATCGTGCGCTGCGACGTTTGCGCGACGGCGAGAAGGGCACTGCGCTGGAGTCTTTCGCTGCGTAA
- a CDS encoding serine/threonine-protein phosphatase — protein sequence MPNTTTFVGLSDIGRVRTRNEDSLALLPSGGIAIVADGMGGHPSGDVASRIAADQTAEMLEERLGSGPPVQGLSAGMRATMLESVMSAHQAIRKACAQDEELEGMGTTLTAMALDLDRKEYVLGHVGDSRAYCLRAGALVQLTQDDTWVQARVDAKELTPEQARRHPFGHILTQCVGLEDPPVPHVQDGTAVVGDVYLLCSDGLVGMLEDEDIERILREQLGVAPDLEVLEVAAQALVAAANEAGGHDNITVALVLVG from the coding sequence GTGCCGAACACGACCACTTTTGTCGGCCTCAGCGATATCGGGCGGGTTCGCACGCGAAACGAGGACAGTCTCGCGTTGCTCCCGTCCGGCGGCATCGCCATCGTCGCGGACGGTATGGGTGGGCACCCGAGCGGTGATGTCGCAAGTCGGATCGCGGCTGACCAAACTGCGGAGATGCTGGAGGAGAGGCTCGGATCAGGCCCTCCCGTTCAGGGCCTGTCGGCAGGAATGCGTGCGACCATGCTGGAATCCGTCATGTCGGCTCACCAGGCGATCCGGAAGGCGTGCGCGCAGGACGAAGAGCTGGAAGGAATGGGCACGACCCTCACGGCGATGGCCCTCGATCTCGACAGGAAAGAGTACGTGCTCGGGCACGTGGGCGACTCGCGGGCCTATTGTCTCAGGGCTGGCGCGCTCGTCCAGCTTACACAGGACGACACTTGGGTCCAGGCGCGAGTCGATGCGAAAGAGCTGACACCGGAGCAGGCGAGGCGTCACCCCTTCGGCCACATCCTCACGCAGTGCGTCGGGCTGGAAGATCCGCCGGTACCCCATGTGCAAGATGGAACCGCGGTAGTCGGGGACGTATATCTGCTCTGTTCAGACGGGCTCGTCGGCATGCTCGAGGACGAGGACATCGAGCGCATACTTCGGGAGCAGTTGGGCGTCGCTCCGGATCTCGAGGTCCTCGAGGTCGCGGCCCAAGCGCTTGTGGCCGCGGCGAATGAAGCGGGTGGGCACGACAACATCACGGTCGCACTAGTTCTGGTAGGGTGA
- a CDS encoding HD domain-containing protein: MSTTVPGKTIRDPLWNTIRLDPTAVGIVDTPEFQRLRYIRQLGLAHLVYPGATHTRFDHALGVYHLTITALRHLRDRGGVASEAWEGEELVPYAGLLHDIGHYPFSHALEELEAEQLPMHHEEVSRRFFSSPALRDALAPLGLTAPDRIHELISGESQLPLRGLVSGGLDLDKMEYLRRDAHFCGVPYGEVDVWRLIQGLALLADPETGAFEVGVHEKAIAALESLLFAKYQMFRNVYWHHGVRAATALYKRIVEESVRAGLLDPEELIGPTDEELLYEISRRSQEDDGEIAERIATRWLPALRQRRLPKRALELTAADLAGRQVEDWAVGDSPWKRVVEDDLAAELGLESGEVVIDFPAKPEMFQLDVLVERRGGEISRLGLAGLPGLLDLPRLAQQLYATARVLRVFTFERREIPAEQVLERITRPVGSV; this comes from the coding sequence ATGAGCACTACGGTCCCCGGAAAAACGATCAGGGATCCTCTCTGGAACACGATCCGGCTCGATCCCACAGCCGTGGGGATCGTGGATACCCCCGAGTTCCAGAGACTGAGGTACATCCGTCAGCTCGGGCTCGCGCACCTCGTCTATCCCGGTGCCACGCACACGCGCTTCGATCATGCACTGGGTGTCTATCATCTGACGATCACGGCGTTGCGCCACTTGCGAGATCGGGGCGGTGTCGCCTCGGAGGCATGGGAAGGCGAGGAGCTGGTGCCTTATGCAGGCCTGCTGCACGACATCGGACACTACCCGTTCTCTCACGCGCTGGAGGAGTTGGAGGCCGAACAGCTGCCGATGCATCACGAGGAGGTGAGCCGGCGGTTCTTCTCCTCGCCAGCGTTGCGTGACGCGCTCGCACCTCTTGGCCTCACAGCTCCGGATCGGATCCACGAGCTCATCTCGGGTGAGAGCCAGCTCCCGCTTCGAGGGCTCGTGAGCGGCGGTCTCGATCTCGACAAGATGGAGTACCTGCGCCGCGACGCTCACTTTTGCGGAGTGCCCTACGGTGAGGTTGATGTGTGGCGGCTGATCCAGGGCCTCGCGCTGCTCGCGGATCCGGAGACCGGAGCGTTCGAGGTCGGTGTGCACGAGAAGGCGATCGCCGCGCTCGAGTCGCTGCTGTTCGCCAAGTACCAGATGTTCAGGAACGTCTATTGGCACCACGGAGTGCGCGCCGCCACCGCTTTGTACAAGCGCATCGTGGAGGAGTCCGTCCGGGCGGGTCTTCTCGATCCGGAAGAGCTGATCGGTCCGACCGACGAAGAGTTGCTGTACGAGATCAGCCGGCGCTCACAGGAGGACGACGGAGAGATAGCGGAAAGAATTGCGACTCGGTGGTTGCCGGCCCTGAGGCAGCGCCGTCTCCCGAAGCGGGCGCTCGAACTCACTGCCGCGGACCTCGCCGGACGGCAGGTAGAGGATTGGGCCGTCGGTGACTCCCCGTGGAAACGGGTGGTCGAGGACGACCTCGCCGCGGAACTCGGACTCGAATCGGGTGAAGTCGTCATCGACTTCCCAGCGAAGCCCGAGATGTTCCAGCTCGACGTCCTCGTGGAGCGGCGTGGTGGCGAGATAAGCCGTCTCGGGTTGGCGGGGCTTCCGGGCCTGCTGGACCTGCCGAGACTCGCGCAGCAGCTGTACGCGACCGCCCGAGTGCTGAGGGTCTTCACCTTCGAGCGGCGGGAGATCCCGGCCGAGCAGGTGCTGGAGCGGATCACGCGTCCCGTCGGCAGCGTCTAG